The Terriglobus roseus region CATTAGAGATCAAGCCTGACGACCTCTTCGGCAACGTGTGGCGCGCAAGCCGTTTCGAGTATGAGTACGCGCTCTCGCAAATCGGCAAGCCTACCGATCGCAAAGAATGGACGATGACACCGCAAACGGTGAACGCTGTAAATCTTCCCCTAGACAATGCGCTGAATTTCCCCGCAGCCATTCTGCAGCCACCATTCTTCGATCCTGCACGCACTGACGCTGCAAACTACGGTGCGATCGGCGCTGTAATTGGCCACGAAATTTCACACACCTTTGACAGTGAGGGCGCTGCCTTTGACAGCCAGGGACGTGTGCGCAACTGGTGGACCGAAGCCGACCTGAAACACTTCAACGATTCCACCGCAGCACTCGCAAAACAGTATGACTCCTATGCTCCCTTCCCCGATCTGCACGTCAATGGCAAGCAGACACTAGGCGAAAACATTGCAGACGTGGCCGGATTGCAAGCCGCATACGACGCCTATCGAGAATCATTGAAGGGCAAATCCGCACCAGTGGTCGATGGACTTACGGGGGATCAGCAGTTCTTCATTGCCTTTGCACAGAACTACGCAGGGCTGGAACGCGAGAACGTGTTGCGCGCACAAGTGCTTGGCGATCCGCATTCACCGGGGATGTATCGCGCAGCCACAGTGCGCAATCTGGACGCTTGGTACGACGCATTTGGTGTGAAAACCGGCGATGCGCTGTATCTGAAGCCAGAAGATCGTATCCACATCTGGTAACTTTTTTGACCGCACTGCAACAGAGGACGCTGCATGGCAGCGTCCTCTTTCTTCTGGTGCAGATAAACTAACTAGAACAATGAGATTAAAGCGCATCCTGCAATTGCTGGTGACGGCCTTCCTGGGTCAGGGATTAACCGTGCTGATGCAGCTGTTAGTTCCCCCCTTCTTCCTGAAGTTCTATGGACAGGGCGTGGAAGTCTACGGCGAATGGATCGCGCTGAGTGCCAGCGTGAACTATCTGGGCACACTCAACTATGGCGTGCAGACCTACGCCAACAACCAGATGACCATCCTGTTCACGCGCGGCGACATTCCCGGTGCGCGTGCGATTCAAGCAAGCGCCTTCCGACTGTTGCTGCTAGTGCTTGCGGTATTCATGGTGGGCGGGTTAGTCGTGTTCGTATTGCCAATCACCACGATGTTGAAGCTGAAGCATGTGGGACCATATGCCGCTTCCATGACGCTGTATCTGCTCATTTTGCAGATTGGCCTGAACATGTTCTTCAGCTTGCTGACGAATAGCTACATGGCAGTAGGTCGTCTGCATCGCGGCAATTACATCTCCAGCGCACAGCGTTTTCTTTGGATCATCAGCATGGCGGTGGGCGTAGCCATGCGTAGCTCATTCCCGATGCTCGCAGCACTGCAACTTGCCACGCTGGTGATCTTCACCGTGTACGCCTTGTTTGATCTCCGACACACAGAGCGCGTGCTCGTCCCCTCGTTGCGCGATGGCTCCTGGGCAGAAGTGGGTCGCATGCTGAAACCCAGCGGCCACTTTGGATTGATCGCCTTGGCAGGATTTCTCACCTGGCAGGGTCCAGTCCTTGTGATTCAGCGTGTCCTCGGTCCTGCCATGGTCACCCTGTTTTCACTGGTGCGCGTGGTGTTTCAGATGTCGCGACAGATTCTCTCCATGGCATCGAACGTCATCGGTCAGGACATTACGATGCTCGTCGGCAAGTCCGATTGGAGCGAACTGCGACGTCTCTACGATCTCTCGGAACGCATAGTGTTGTTCCTGATTCCAGTAGTCAGCATCGGCAGTCTCCTGATGTGTCCGCTGCTGTTTCATCTATGGCTGCACGATCGTATCGACTACCACCCATACCTCTGCATTGAGATGGCTATTATTTCCGCCGTGTTGGGCTTGAAGGAACACAAGACACAGTTCCAGTCCTCCAGCAACGAGCATGAAGAGCTGTCGACGCGGATCTTCATTGGCTACGCGATCATGCTAGCCATATCGATATTCACCATGCGTGTGTGGGGTGTAGCCGGATTTATTGTGACATGGCTGGCGTGGGAGATTCTGCAGACCGCCTATGTGGTTCATCTGAATCACAAACTCTTCCCCGATGACGCAATGATCGACAACAGTCTGCTGCGTCGCTTCATCATCTTTATCGTGGCAGCATTTGCGCTCACATCGTTCCCCGCAATCGCAGCCGCACACTGGACACTGCCTGTGTCCACCGGCGTCGCGATTGCATCCACACTGCTGCTGGCCGTGGCCGGATATGTAACCTTCCGTATGGATGAACTGCGTGTGATTCTGATGAGTCGTTTCCAGCGCAATCGCCCCACAGAGGCCGCATAACCATGCGCCTGGGCGTGGCACTCAGCAAGGCGTTGGCACGCATGCACCTGTGGTATCCCGCCGCTGTTGTGCTGGCGCAAACACAGCTGCGCGATCTCGACTCCCACTCAATCAGACGCCTTTCGTATGTACTGATGCTGTCGCACCGCATGAAGCCCGGCAGCGTGCATGCACTTTTTCGCCGCATCGTAGAGGACAACCGAGAGCGTTCGCCCGAACTCACGCTGGGGCTCGCAGAGATGGCGACACGCATCGAAGAACCAACGCTCGCTGACGATTTCCTCGACGACGCAGAAAAGAATGCAACGGCATCAGGGGATGCCTTTGTAGCCGACGCAGCACACAGGCTACGCAAGCTGTCCGTTGCGCTACAAGACGGCTCACTACAAACTCACATTCGCGACGAAGCAAACACGATTACTGCCAGCAGCGATGGCTCGCCCACTGTCCTTGTACCGCTCAGCGGCGGTTATCTTTCTCTGTTTGATCTCTGGATACAGCAGGTGCGAAAGCACATTGGTTCGCGCATTGTGGTGCTGGCCATGGATGATGTCGCGCTGCAAGTAACGAAGACGTACGACAACATTCACATCGTAGATTGCCGCAGCTTCTTCGCATGGAATGAAGGCAAGCTGCATCCGAAGACGCGCGGCGTCTTGTGGCTGGTGCGGACGCTATACCTGCGCGCACTCGTTGCAGCCGGCCACTCTGTCATGGTGCTGGATCTGGACGCCATCCCCGTGGGCGATGTGCTTCCACTGCTTGCATCGCTTCCGGATGCAGACGTCATCGCGCAACTGGATCACAGCATCCCCATGGACGTGGACCGTGCACTGGGCTTCGTCCTGTGCTGCGGCTTCATGCTGTGGCGTCCCACAGTTGCCGCGCAAGCGCTGTTGGATCGCTTTGCAGCAGCAGCGCAAGTAGAACGCGACGATCAGCTTGCGCTGAACCATCTACTGGTTGCGGACGGCATCGTGGAAAAAACAAACGGAGCTAACGCCATGCGTTTCGGCTCCGCCGGCGTTCAGTTTGCCTGCCCTGATCCATCGCTGGTGTCACGCACGCTCCATACCGGCAGCGTGGTGCGGCACTTCCATCAGCAAGGCCAGACCATAGACGAGCTGCGTAAGGCCTTGGGCGTTTAAGCGTTTCGCCCCACGATCAACCGGTAAATACCAAGCAAAATCATAGCGCCGATGATGGACATGATCCACCCTGCGGACTGCCCCGGTTGATAGAGGTGCAACAACTGGCCCAAATACGTTCCTACGAACGCGCCTGCAATACCTAGAAGAATCGTAATGATGAATCCGCCCGGATCTTTACCCGGCATTAAAAACTTCGCTAACGCGCCCACAATTAGGCCGATGATCAGCGTTCCAATCAGGTGCATACGTATCTCTCCTTGCAAAGCCATCTACAGCAGGTAGAAATCGTTTTACGCCAGAACAATGGACAAGGTACAGCGATTACTTCTTCGCACCGACCTTGATTTCGAAGATCGTAGGCCACTGCTTGCCCGTAATGAAGATGCGGCCCTTCGCCTCGTCATACGCAATGCCGTTCAACACACTCTCATCGTCCCGCTTTTCCGCTGCAGGCAGAATGCCGGTCACGTCCACCCACGAAATCACCTTGCCGTCCTTCGGCGAAATACGCGCGATGCGCTCCAGGTGCCACACATTGGCCCAGATTTCGCCGTTGATGAACTCCAACTCATTCAACTGATCGACAGGCTTATCGCCGTCCTTCACGTCGATATGGCCAATCTCCTCGAAGGTCTCTGGATTGCGAAAACGCAGCGTTGCCGAACCGTCGCTGGTAATCAGGCGTTTGTTATCACGCGTCATGCCCCAACCTTCGCCGGTATAGGTGAACGTGTGCAGCGGCTTCAGCGTGGCGCGATCCATCACCACACCAATGTGTGTCTGCCAAGTCCACTGCAGAATATTCGGGCCCCAATCCACAATGCCTTCGCCGAAGAAGTTGTTGGTCATCTTGCGTTCCTGCAACACCTTCGCTGTGGCCGGATCAAGCACCTGGATGCCGCTGCGGCCTTCCATGCCGGTCCCTTCGTAAAATTTGCCGTCCTTGTACAGGAAGCCTTCCGTATAGCTATCTGTGGAATGCGGATACTTTGCCACCACGCTGTAGCCATACACCGGCGCGACCGTGGCCGGAGCAGCAGGCGCCGCAGCAGCGGCCTTCGCAACAGTCTTCGGAGCATCAGTCGGGGCGACAGACGGCGCAGAGGCTTTACACCCGGACGCGGACACAAGCAGGAAGGCGGCGGCGGGCAGAAGGGCGGAAAACGGACGCATGATCACGACAACAGTTTAGAGCCACCCGGGGTGGATGCAATCCCATAGATGCCGCACAATAGAAAGCAGAGAGGTCTTACCACAGTGATCCTGATCCTGATGGGTGTAAGTGGCACCGGCAAAACCACACTGGGCACCATGCTTTCGAAGGAGACGGGATGGCCGTTCCTGGACGGCGACGATTTTCACCCCGCCGCAAATAAGGCCAAAATGGCCGCCGGACATCCGCTGGACGACAACGACCGAGCCCCTTGGCTGGCCATTCTGCACGGCAAGATTGAAGAATACGCCCAGCGCGGCGAAGGCATGATCATGGCTTGCTCTGCCCTGAAGGCCTCATACCGCGATGTGCTGCGTGGCGATCTTTCGCAGGACACGGTGCGTTTTGCCGTTCTCACAGCGCCAAAGGAAACCATCGCAGACCACCTGCACCATCGCGCGCACGAGTTCATGAACCCGAACCTGCTCACCAGCCAGCTCGCCACACTGGAGGATCCTTCCGAAGACGAGGCATGGCACATCTCCGTGGCAGGAACCACGCAACAGTCGCTGGATCAACTAAACGCGAAGCTGCGCGAAGTCGGAGCGCTCGCATAAATCCGCAAGCTGCTCTTATCCAAACAGCGTAGGCTCTTCCGCCGGAACCGGCAGGCCGGGCTTGCCGCCATCGCACACCGGGCATTTGCGCTGATGCACGCGGATGCCCGCCTCGCCATACTCATGCCCGCAGCCTTTGCAGCGCAGAACATAAACACTTTGGCCGGGAAGGTCATTCACCGCGCGAGCTGCCTTACGCACAACGGTCTGCCCGTGGTGGTTGGTGGTGCCAGGCTCAACGGTGGCTGCACGCGGAGCAGAACGCGCTGCACGTGCCGGGGGAATATAACGGCGTAACTGCATTCCCAATAGGATAAAGATCAGATGTCCACAACGCCTATTTACGACTGTATTGTGCTCGGCGCAGGAGCCGCAGGAATGTTCTGCGCCGCACAAGCAGGTGCCCGCGGCTTACGTGTGTTGCTGCTGGAAGCGGGCGAACGCGCAGGACGAAAGATCCTGATCAGCGGTGGCGGCCGCTGCAATTTCACCAACATCCATGCAGGCCCGGCGAACTACCTCAGCGAAAATCCTCACTTCGCCAAGAGCGCCCTCGCGCGTTACACACCACGAGATTTCATCACGCTGGTAGAGAAATATCGCATTCCCTATCACGAGAAAACGCTGGGCCAACTCTTCTGCGATGGCAGCGCCCAGCAGATCGTTTCGCTACTGGAAACAGAGTGCCGCAATAGCAATGTCGAGACGAAATTGCGAACAGCAGTAGAGCGCATGGAACAAACAGACACTGGGTTTCGCGTACATACCTCCGCGGGCGAATTCACAGCACGCAATGTAGTCGTGGCAACTGGTGGACTGTCGATCCCTAAGCTCGGAGCAACTGGCGTCGGCTACGACATTGCACGCAGCTTCGGCCTGCGCATTGTGGAACCGCGTGCTGCGCTTGTCCCTTTCACGTTGAGCGACACAGAACGCGAACTCTGGTGCGATCTCTCTGGATTGTCGGCGGAAGCAATTGCAACCACCGCGCCACAAAAGAAGGGTCCGACACCAAAATTCCGCGAAAAGATACTCATTACGCATCGCGGATGGAGCGGTCCTGCCGTATTGCAGATTTCGTCCTACTGGCGTCAAGGCGAAGTTGTGCTTTTCGATCTGGCGCCAACTGCGAATGTCTTCACGCCTATGCTCGCAGCCAATCATCGCCGAGACGATGCCACAGCGTTTGCACTGTTGCGCGCGCATCTTCCGCAACGCATGGCCGAACGATGGCTTTATGAAAACGCTCCACCGGATTGGAAGAATACTTCCATCACAAAACTGGAAGAGCGGCTACACGCATGGCCCGTAACGCCAGCAGGAACGGAAGGCTTTGCCAAAGCGGAAGTCACTGCAGGCGGCGTCAGCACTACCGAGTTGGACAGCACCACGATGCAGGCAAAGAAAGTACCCGGACTCGCCTTCATCGGTGAAGTCGTCGATGTCACAGGCTGGCTGGGTGGTTACAACTTCCAATGGGCATGGGCCAGCGCTCATGCTGCTGCAATGGCTCTGTAGCTACTGCACCTTCAATGTAAGTGGCACAGCATGCGTTACACCTGCGGCCGTTGCGGAAACCGTGATGGTATAGCTTCCCGAGGGCGTGGCGCCGCTGCCGCCAGAGCCGCCTGAGGAACCATCAGCAGCCGTCTTCTTGCCAGAACCGCAACCTTGCGCGCTCGCAAGAACAGCAATCGCAACCAATGCAAGCGCAACACCACGCATCGCTCGTCGACGCATCATCCACAACGGAAGAGGGAGTAGCAAAAACAGTAGCGGCTTGCCTGTGATGTCGTTTGCAGTTGTGCCAGTCAGTAGCGTCACTGTCACTGTGCCAGTAGCGGAAAGATCGCGGTACTGCGGCGTAATCGTGCAGAGCGTGTTGTTGCTTGCATCATTCGGATCAAGCGCCAGCGACGTAACGCGTCCCGTAACCAATCCATAACTCAGCGACTGCACCTGAACCGGACCAACCGCAGTCCAAGGAGTCGCCAACGACGTTGCCTGCGCCTGAACCAGGCCAGCCTGTTGCACCTTCGCCGACACCAACGCGGCTGCAGGCGAATCTCCCTTCGCCGTCTGATGCGACCGCGCGAAAGCCTTCGCTCTGCGAGCAGCCGCGACTGGCTCCTCCACCGCCGTTCGTGCACGCATGGCCTGCGGCGATTCCACTTGCTGCGCCCGTAGCGCGTTTCCAGATGAGACAACGAGCAGCACCGCCACAGGAAGGCTCCCCGCGACAGACCATCGCTGCGAACATCTGAAATGGGCTGTTACATCTCCCCAAAACGACAACGTACTGAATCCCCTTCAAACAGGAACCTGGTGACACGCAAACGCGCACAAGTGCGCGTTGCACGGCGTATGCCGCAACCCAGGAATACCTGTGAGAGAACTCTCAGTTTTGAGAACCACTGAAAGCAGAAACGAGGCAGAATTCCGCCTCGTCTACAGCTCTAATGGCCGATGGTCTACCTCGCTTGGGCGCTGATTATTAGCAGCGAACAATCTTTGGTGACTGAATATGACGTGTGGCGTTTCTCGAATCTACCACCAGCTTCGCTTCCGCAACAATCGTTTCCATCTCGTATGCGGAGTGGTCCGTAGCAATCAAAACGCAGTCAAATTCGCTAACCCGCTCTAATGGTGTGGATTCCATGTTCAGAGCGTATTTACGACCGTGTCCCACTTTGGGAAAGAAGGGATCGTTGTAGCTGACATCGCATCCCAGCCCTTGCAATTGTTCGATGATGGCCAGCGACGGAGACTCACGCAGATCGTCTACATCTGCCTTGTACGCCACACCCAGCACCAGCACCTTCGCACCCTTGGTGGCCACACCCTGTGCATTCAAAGCTCGAGCAACCTGCCGCATCACGAAGACCGGCATGTCCTCATTCACCTCACCTGCAAGCTGGATGAAGCGCGTCGTGAAGCCATACTCTTTGGCCTTCCACGTCAGATAAAACGGATCGACCGGAATGCAGTGGCCGCCGATGCCTGGTCCGGGATAAAACGCCTGGAAACCGAATGGCTTGGTCGCAGCCGCATCAACCACTTCCCAAATATCCACGCCCATCTTCATGCAGAGCTGCTTCAGCTCGTTCACCAAAGCAATGTTCACGCTGCGGTAGATGTTCTCCAGCAGCTTCGTCATCTCAGCAGTCGCGGGCGATGACACTGGTACCGTCTTTGTAAAGATCGAACCATATAAAGCACACGCAGCTTCCGTGGCTGGCTTATCCATACCGCCGACGACTTTAGGAATCTCGCGGCGCGGCGTGATCATGTTGCCCGGGTCTTCACGCTCCGGCGAAAACGCCACCAGGATGCCATCAATCTGTTCCGTTTCTTCCGGGGGAGCAATCTGTACGTTCACGCCTCGCTTCGCACCGGCTTCAGTAAGAATGCGCACCACAATCTCTTCCGTCGTGCCGGGATACGTCGTGCTCTCCAGAACAATCAACTGTCCAGCACGCACATAAGGCGCAATCGCATGCACCGTCGTTTCCACATAGCTCAGGTCCGGTGCATGATGCTCTGTCAGCGGCGTGGGCACGCAGATCAGCACGGCATCCATCTCTGCAATGTCTTTGAAGTCCGTCGTCGCGCGAAAGCCCTTGGCCTGCGCCGCAGCAATATGTTCCGGCTCAATCCGCCATATATAGCTGGCGCCGTTGTTCAGCGTGTCGACCTTCTTCTCATCGACATCGAAGCCGGTGACGCGAAAACCTTCGCTTGAGAACAGCAGCGTGAGCGGCAATCCCACATAACCCAACCCGATAATGCCAACGCGAGCCTCGCGGCTTTGAACCCGTGCTTTCCACTCAGTGAGCGTGGTCACTGAGGGAACAGTCCCGCTGTTTGCAAGTGCCTGTTCGCTGTCTTCGATATTGCCTGTCGCCATACTGCCCCCGGAACGCACGGTTTCCGCGGGCGAACCTCGCGTTGGGTGAAACCGTCATCAATGCTTTCCCCAATTTGACGCCCGGGCAGGCCTCAGGTTCCGCGTCAGCAGCGCCAAATACCGCCAACGCATTCAACAAATTGAAACAAAGGGCTAAGGCCTCTTGGGAAGCTGCTCGCAGTACCACTCAACCGTTTTCTGCAGGCCCTCTTCGAAGCTGACGTGAGGCTTGTAACCAAACGCTTCCCGAGCCGCTTCAATGCTCGCCAGTGAATCCTTTACATCGCCGCGACGCTCGGGCCCATGAACAGGTTCCACCTTCGATTGCAGAAGCTCAGCGATCACGCGGTACGTCTCGTTCAACGTATGCCGCTCACCGCAGGCAACATTGAAAATCTTTCCAGCAACGTTCTCCGCGGGTGCCTCGCTTGCCAACAGGTTCGCCTGAACTGCATTCGCGACATAAGTAAAGTCGCGGCCCTGCTCGCCGTCACCAAAAATCGTTGGCTGTTCCCCCTGCAACAGTTGCAGGATGAACTTCGCCATCACACCGGAATACTCTGAGTTCGGAACCTGCCGCGGTCCAAAGATGTTGAAGTAGCGCAGGCAGACCGTCTCCAGTCCATATACCTGCCAGTAGCTCTTCATGTAGAACTCGCCCGCCACCTTCTGCACCGGGTAGGGCGCAATGGGCATGGGAATCATCGTCTCCACACGCGGAAACCCTGGCTGGTTGCCATATGCAGAACTGGACGCCGCATACACAACGCGCTTCACGCCTGCCGCACGCGCAGCCTCAAGCACCTCAAACGTTCCTTCAATATTCGCGACATGCGAACTGCGAGGATCCTTTACGCTGCGCGGCACGCTGGGAAGCGCGGCGAGATGAAAGATCACATCGACACCGTCGGCAGCCTTTGCCAACGCATCACGATCTGTCAGCGATGCTTCCGTGAACTCAATACGGTCGCGTACACCCGCAAGGTTTTCCGCAAGCCCAGTCGCAAAGTTATCCAACCCGCGCACGCGTTCACCGCGCGCCAATAGCGCATCCACCAGGTGCGAACCAATAAATCCGGCGGCGCCTGTCACCAGAACCGTTCTCATAGCAATCCAGTATGCCAGCAGGACATGACAAAATGAGACATGCAACTTTCTGGTTGCGTAATCTCATCGACGGTGCGATAGTTATATGCAACCGGGAGGTTGCGTATATGCAGGACTGTATCGACAAGGAAATCTTCATTGAAGCGCCCGTTTCACGCGTATGGAACGCTGTCACCAGCGCGGACGAATTCAGCGCATGGTTTGGTGTGAAGCTGGAATCAGAGTTCGCCGAGGGCGCCGCGATGGAGGGCATGATCACCAACCCGAAGTACAGCCACATCCGCCTGAAGCTGACCGTCGAAACCATCGAGCCGGAAACGCGCTTCGCCTATCGCTGGCTCCCCTACGCTCTCGATCCGGACGTGGACTATTCCGCAGAAACACCCACAACCGTTACCTTTCACTTCACTCCCGCCAATGGCGGCACACATCTGCGCGTAACGGAATGCGGCTTCGACAAGGTGCCGGAGTGGCGCCGCGAGCTAGCCTTCAAGATGAACAGCAACGGATGGGAGCAGCAGGTGGCACGTATCCAGCGCTACGTTCTCACCGGATCGCCCGATGCGTAAACCAGCAGCAGCTGAACATCTGCGTCAGCAATGTGTCCCCATCTTCGCCGCATTGGGCGACGCCACACGGCTGTCATTAATGTCAAAGCTGGGCGAAGAGGGCGAGCAGTCCATCCAATCGCTGACCCAATCCACCAGCGTGACGCGACAGGCAGTAACCAAACACCTGCATGTACTGCAACGCGCGGGTCTGGTCCGCTGCCGGGAACAAGGCCGTGAAAGACACTACGGCCTCGCCCCCAACTCGCTGGACAGCGTCCGCGATTACCTGGAAGTCATCGCCCAACACTGGGACGAAACCCTGCTGCGCCTCAAAGCGCACGCAGAACGCAAATAAGTGATACAAAAACGTGCAAAAAGTGCCTTTTTCGTGACCGAAAAATGCGCTCATTTGTCACAAAACACAGCAAAACAGCAAAAATTCAGATTCTGACAAAGGCACGCTATAATCAAACCTGTCTCGCCGTTCCGCGCTGTTTACGCGCGTTTTGAGCGCGCAAGGCTCCGCGGAGAGTTGGCCGAGTGGCTGAAGGCGGCGGTTTGCTAAACCGTTATAGGGTCAAAAGCTCTATCGGGGGTTCGAATCCCCCACTCTCCGCCAGTCAGTCTCAGTTTGTTTTCGCTTTCGCGACAAGATCGCGATTTCCGCCCAAAGGTTTTTCTACGCTATTTTCAAGCGGTGGAGACTAAGTGAACGGTATCGCCTTGTTTTGATGTCTCCGACGAAGGAAGCGATATGGTCAGACGTGTTCCACCTGCGCGGCGGTTTTCAGCGTGAAGGGTTCCTCCGTGGGCGCGGGTTACAGCTGCTACAAACGCGAGTCCAAGCCCGTGTCCATGTGACTCACGCCCCTTGATTCTTCTTTCGCAGAGATGATTGGTGATCTCAGGATCAAATCCGGGGCCGTCATCTTCTATGACAAGTATTGCCATACCGTCTTCCCGGCTGAGTGAAAGTTCCACTGTGCTTGAGGAGGGGAGATGTTTCAGTTCGTTATCGAGTAGGTTGGCGATGACTCGATGAAATAGAGCCTGATCGACCATTACCTTGATTGGACCTGCACTTCTGACGTGTATAGCGAGCCCTCTGTCGGCCATCG contains the following coding sequences:
- a CDS encoding lipopolysaccharide biosynthesis protein; this translates as MRLKRILQLLVTAFLGQGLTVLMQLLVPPFFLKFYGQGVEVYGEWIALSASVNYLGTLNYGVQTYANNQMTILFTRGDIPGARAIQASAFRLLLLVLAVFMVGGLVVFVLPITTMLKLKHVGPYAASMTLYLLILQIGLNMFFSLLTNSYMAVGRLHRGNYISSAQRFLWIISMAVGVAMRSSFPMLAALQLATLVIFTVYALFDLRHTERVLVPSLRDGSWAEVGRMLKPSGHFGLIALAGFLTWQGPVLVIQRVLGPAMVTLFSLVRVVFQMSRQILSMASNVIGQDITMLVGKSDWSELRRLYDLSERIVLFLIPVVSIGSLLMCPLLFHLWLHDRIDYHPYLCIEMAIISAVLGLKEHKTQFQSSSNEHEELSTRIFIGYAIMLAISIFTMRVWGVAGFIVTWLAWEILQTAYVVHLNHKLFPDDAMIDNSLLRRFIIFIVAAFALTSFPAIAAAHWTLPVSTGVAIASTLLLAVAGYVTFRMDELRVILMSRFQRNRPTEAA
- a CDS encoding putative nucleotide-diphospho-sugar transferase, coding for MRLGVALSKALARMHLWYPAAVVLAQTQLRDLDSHSIRRLSYVLMLSHRMKPGSVHALFRRIVEDNRERSPELTLGLAEMATRIEEPTLADDFLDDAEKNATASGDAFVADAAHRLRKLSVALQDGSLQTHIRDEANTITASSDGSPTVLVPLSGGYLSLFDLWIQQVRKHIGSRIVVLAMDDVALQVTKTYDNIHIVDCRSFFAWNEGKLHPKTRGVLWLVRTLYLRALVAAGHSVMVLDLDAIPVGDVLPLLASLPDADVIAQLDHSIPMDVDRALGFVLCCGFMLWRPTVAAQALLDRFAAAAQVERDDQLALNHLLVADGIVEKTNGANAMRFGSAGVQFACPDPSLVSRTLHTGSVVRHFHQQGQTIDELRKALGV
- a CDS encoding GlsB/YeaQ/YmgE family stress response membrane protein; the encoded protein is MHLIGTLIIGLIVGALAKFLMPGKDPGGFIITILLGIAGAFVGTYLGQLLHLYQPGQSAGWIMSIIGAMILLGIYRLIVGRNA
- a CDS encoding glutaminyl-peptide cyclotransferase, giving the protein MRPFSALLPAAAFLLVSASGCKASAPSVAPTDAPKTVAKAAAAAPAAPATVAPVYGYSVVAKYPHSTDSYTEGFLYKDGKFYEGTGMEGRSGIQVLDPATAKVLQERKMTNNFFGEGIVDWGPNILQWTWQTHIGVVMDRATLKPLHTFTYTGEGWGMTRDNKRLITSDGSATLRFRNPETFEEIGHIDVKDGDKPVDQLNELEFINGEIWANVWHLERIARISPKDGKVISWVDVTGILPAAEKRDDESVLNGIAYDEAKGRIFITGKQWPTIFEIKVGAKK
- a CDS encoding gluconokinase → MPHNRKQRGLTTVILILMGVSGTGKTTLGTMLSKETGWPFLDGDDFHPAANKAKMAAGHPLDDNDRAPWLAILHGKIEEYAQRGEGMIMACSALKASYRDVLRGDLSQDTVRFAVLTAPKETIADHLHHRAHEFMNPNLLTSQLATLEDPSEDEAWHISVAGTTQQSLDQLNAKLREVGALA
- a CDS encoding zinc-ribbon domain-containing protein, producing MQLRRYIPPARAARSAPRAATVEPGTTNHHGQTVVRKAARAVNDLPGQSVYVLRCKGCGHEYGEAGIRVHQRKCPVCDGGKPGLPVPAEEPTLFG
- a CDS encoding NAD(P)/FAD-dependent oxidoreductase; this translates as MSTTPIYDCIVLGAGAAGMFCAAQAGARGLRVLLLEAGERAGRKILISGGGRCNFTNIHAGPANYLSENPHFAKSALARYTPRDFITLVEKYRIPYHEKTLGQLFCDGSAQQIVSLLETECRNSNVETKLRTAVERMEQTDTGFRVHTSAGEFTARNVVVATGGLSIPKLGATGVGYDIARSFGLRIVEPRAALVPFTLSDTERELWCDLSGLSAEAIATTAPQKKGPTPKFREKILITHRGWSGPAVLQISSYWRQGEVVLFDLAPTANVFTPMLAANHRRDDATAFALLRAHLPQRMAERWLYENAPPDWKNTSITKLEERLHAWPVTPAGTEGFAKAEVTAGGVSTTELDSTTMQAKKVPGLAFIGEVVDVTGWLGGYNFQWAWASAHAAAMAL
- a CDS encoding nucleotide sugar dehydrogenase — translated: MATGNIEDSEQALANSGTVPSVTTLTEWKARVQSREARVGIIGLGYVGLPLTLLFSSEGFRVTGFDVDEKKVDTLNNGASYIWRIEPEHIAAAQAKGFRATTDFKDIAEMDAVLICVPTPLTEHHAPDLSYVETTVHAIAPYVRAGQLIVLESTTYPGTTEEIVVRILTEAGAKRGVNVQIAPPEETEQIDGILVAFSPEREDPGNMITPRREIPKVVGGMDKPATEAACALYGSIFTKTVPVSSPATAEMTKLLENIYRSVNIALVNELKQLCMKMGVDIWEVVDAAATKPFGFQAFYPGPGIGGHCIPVDPFYLTWKAKEYGFTTRFIQLAGEVNEDMPVFVMRQVARALNAQGVATKGAKVLVLGVAYKADVDDLRESPSLAIIEQLQGLGCDVSYNDPFFPKVGHGRKYALNMESTPLERVSEFDCVLIATDHSAYEMETIVAEAKLVVDSRNATRHIQSPKIVRC
- a CDS encoding SDR family oxidoreductase translates to MRTVLVTGAAGFIGSHLVDALLARGERVRGLDNFATGLAENLAGVRDRIEFTEASLTDRDALAKAADGVDVIFHLAALPSVPRSVKDPRSSHVANIEGTFEVLEAARAAGVKRVVYAASSSAYGNQPGFPRVETMIPMPIAPYPVQKVAGEFYMKSYWQVYGLETVCLRYFNIFGPRQVPNSEYSGVMAKFILQLLQGEQPTIFGDGEQGRDFTYVANAVQANLLASEAPAENVAGKIFNVACGERHTLNETYRVIAELLQSKVEPVHGPERRGDVKDSLASIEAAREAFGYKPHVSFEEGLQKTVEWYCEQLPKRP
- a CDS encoding SRPBCC family protein; translation: MQDCIDKEIFIEAPVSRVWNAVTSADEFSAWFGVKLESEFAEGAAMEGMITNPKYSHIRLKLTVETIEPETRFAYRWLPYALDPDVDYSAETPTTVTFHFTPANGGTHLRVTECGFDKVPEWRRELAFKMNSNGWEQQVARIQRYVLTGSPDA
- a CDS encoding ArsR/SmtB family transcription factor translates to MRKPAAAEHLRQQCVPIFAALGDATRLSLMSKLGEEGEQSIQSLTQSTSVTRQAVTKHLHVLQRAGLVRCREQGRERHYGLAPNSLDSVRDYLEVIAQHWDETLLRLKAHAERK